Proteins encoded by one window of bacterium:
- a CDS encoding aminotransferase class III-fold pyridoxal phosphate-dependent enzyme gives GLTYSGYPLGCAAALASISVYEEENLVEKAAENGVYLEKKLHECLDGNPWLGEIRGKGLLQVIELVSNTDTKKPLSPWNEELSNEMKVLKQKLLSHGLFVFVRWNMLFITPPLSVSKKQIDHGVNIIKTAIHETQSHFMLELCFLKIKIKVYLKSFQ, from the coding sequence GTGGACTAACTTACAGTGGTTATCCCTTAGGTTGTGCAGCGGCATTGGCTAGCATATCCGTTTATGAAGAAGAGAACCTTGTTGAAAAAGCTGCAGAGAATGGGGTATATTTAGAAAAAAAACTTCATGAATGTTTAGATGGGAACCCGTGGTTAGGGGAAATACGAGGTAAAGGGCTTTTGCAAGTTATAGAGCTGGTAAGTAACACGGATACTAAAAAACCTCTTTCTCCTTGGAATGAAGAGTTAAGCAATGAAATGAAAGTTTTAAAACAAAAGCTATTAAGTCATGGTTTGTTTGTATTTGTAAGGTGGAATATGCTCTTTATAACGCCACCCTTATCTGTGTCGAAAAAGCAAATAGATCATGGTGTAAATATAATTAAAACCGCTATACATGAAACTCAAAGTCATTTTATGTTAGAATTATGTTTTTTAAAGATAAAGATTAAAGTTTATTTAAAAAGTTTTCAATAG
- a CDS encoding proline iminopeptidase-family hydrolase, producing the protein MTSKKQHKITVPGGKIYASEYSNGSLIPLIFIHGGPGFPPSNLEQTLSPLFKNRPVIFYDQLDVGRSDKPGLIKNWYIERFVKELNQLIEYFDFKQVALCGHSWGSMILADYLISNHLPNVIAGIFSSPCLSVQHWHSDAKRLIEKLPKSIQNIIKKHEKENTTEHPDYQNAIMEYYKQFACRLDPWPKSIIESMQDANLEQYEYMWGPSEFCPTGVLKDYERVDQLKKINIPSLFLCGRYDEATPESVKIYANQVTQSKMHVFEKSAHLAMYEETENYVKTIENFLNKL; encoded by the coding sequence ATGACTAGTAAAAAACAACATAAAATAACCGTCCCAGGAGGAAAAATCTATGCTTCAGAATACAGTAATGGCTCTTTAATTCCATTAATTTTTATTCATGGTGGCCCAGGCTTTCCACCATCTAATTTAGAGCAAACTCTATCACCTCTTTTCAAAAATAGACCTGTGATTTTCTATGATCAACTTGACGTTGGACGCTCTGACAAACCTGGCTTAATTAAAAATTGGTACATTGAACGATTTGTGAAAGAATTAAATCAATTGATTGAATACTTTGACTTTAAACAAGTGGCTTTATGTGGCCACTCTTGGGGTAGTATGATTCTAGCAGATTATTTAATTTCTAACCATTTACCCAATGTTATTGCTGGCATTTTCTCAAGCCCATGCTTGAGTGTTCAACACTGGCATTCAGATGCAAAAAGATTAATTGAAAAACTTCCAAAATCAATACAAAATATAATCAAAAAACATGAAAAAGAAAACACCACTGAACATCCAGATTATCAAAATGCCATTATGGAGTATTATAAACAATTTGCATGCAGATTAGACCCATGGCCCAAATCAATAATTGAGTCAATGCAAGATGCGAACTTAGAGCAATATGAATACATGTGGGGACCCAGTGAGTTTTGCCCAACAGGTGTTTTAAAAGATTATGAACGCGTTGACCAATTGAAAAAAATCAATATCCCTTCACTATTTTTATGCGGCAGATACGATGAAGCAACACCAGAAAGTGTAAAAATCTATGCCAATCAAGTTACACAGTCAAAAATGCATGTTTTTGAAAAATCTGCGCATTTAGCCATGTATGAAGAAACCGAAAACTATGTAAAAACTATTGAAAACTTTTTAAATAAACTTTAA